Below is a window of Halobaculum lipolyticum DNA.
GCGCTCGTCGTACAGCCGCGAGAGGAGCGCGGTCGCCGGGGCGAAGAACAGCCCCGCCCCCGCGCCGAGCACCACGGTCGCGGCGCCGAACGCGAGCACGGTCGGCGACATCGCGACCAGCAGCGTTCCGACGGCCGCGCCGGTGATCCCCGCCAACACCACGGGTCGCTCGCCGATCCGGTCGGCGAGCACGCCGCTGGGGAACTGTGCCAGCGCGTACGTCGCCCACATCCCGGTGAGCGCCAGCCCGAGCGTCGCCTCCGTCGTGTCGAGGTCGATCAGGACGAACGGGACGACCGCGCCCAACAGGATGCGCGCGCCGAGTTGGCTGAAGTTGCCGCCGCCGATGGCCGCCAGCGCGAGCCGCCGCCTCGTCGCGGACGCTCCGGGGGCGTCGCTCGCGCCGGCGCCGGCCGCGCCGTCCCCGCTCATTCGGTCCGGTGGCGCTCGGCGGCGTCGCGCACGTCCTCGGGGAGCGGCGTCGGCTCGCCGTCGGCGACGGCGACCTGGACGGTCTCGCCCTCGGCCGCCAGCCGCCCGTCGGCGTACAGTTCGTACGCGAAGGTGACGCTGGAGGTGCCGACGGCGGCCACGTCGAGGACGGCCCGGACGTCGCCGGTCCCCTCGATCGGCGCGCGGAAGTCGACGTCGAGCGACGCCAGCACCGCCCGCGAGTCGGCGAGGTCGAGTCCGACCTCCTCGCGGAAGAAGGCGGTGCGGACCTCCTCGAAGTAGGTGGCGTACACCGCGTTGTTCACGTGGCCCATCGGGTCGAGGTCGCGATAGCGGACGGGAACGGTCGTCTCGAAGGTCACACTCGCCCCTCGGACGGGGCGGGCTTCGGGCTATCGCTCCGTGTCGGCGTCGGTCGGGTCCGGAGCGGCGGTGGCCGACAGCGCCGCACCCAGCCCGACGGTCGCGCGCGAGGCGAGGAACAGCGCGGCGACGCCGGCGGCGATCACCGCCGCGTCGGTCGGCGTCGGGAGGAGGCCGAGCGCGACGATGAGCGTCGTCGCGCAGGCGGGCGCGTGGCGCGTGTCGGTCGCCGCCATCGCGACCGTCGTCAGCCCGACCGAGACGACCGCGCTCGCGGCGAGGCGGGCGCCGGCCGGCGACGCGGCCGTGACCGCGCCGGTGATGGCGCTCTCGCCCGCCAGCCCGTGGTACGCG
It encodes the following:
- a CDS encoding acyl-CoA thioesterase; translation: MTFETTVPVRYRDLDPMGHVNNAVYATYFEEVRTAFFREEVGLDLADSRAVLASLDVDFRAPIEGTGDVRAVLDVAAVGTSSVTFAYELYADGRLAAEGETVQVAVADGEPTPLPEDVRDAAERHRTE
- a CDS encoding HPP family protein — protein: MRRLPDGAVEALHAAALLSVAGALAWATGRPLVFPSLGPSAYLVAAGDTRPTGRELLGGHAVGVLAGLLAYHGLAGESAITGAVTAASPAGARLAASAVVSVGLTTVAMAATDTRHAPACATTLIVALGLLPTPTDAAVIAAGVAALFLASRATVGLGAALSATAAPDPTDADTER